A part of Agrobacterium vitis genomic DNA contains:
- a CDS encoding DUF1778 domain-containing protein has translation MATTVERKEYPISMRLPEADVAMIDRAATLRGRSRTDFVRDAAVRAAEEIVMEQRLIRMSPEGFADFMDVLSRPAAPVPEMVELAKRPAPWEPGYVAKR, from the coding sequence CACCGTCGAACGCAAGGAATACCCGATCTCGATGCGTCTGCCCGAAGCGGACGTCGCGATGATCGATCGAGCCGCTACCCTGCGCGGCCGGTCGCGCACGGATTTCGTGCGGGACGCAGCCGTGCGCGCCGCCGAAGAGATTGTCATGGAACAGCGGCTGATCCGCATGAGTCCCGAAGGCTTCGCCGATTTCATGGACGTCCTGTCCCGCCCGGCCGCTCCGGTTCCCGAGATGGTGGAACTGGCCAAGCGGCCTGCGCCGTGGGAGCCAGGCTACGTCGCGAAGCGGTGA
- a CDS encoding GNAT family N-acetyltransferase, whose product MTLSAPESLTAAHNVSEFSCGKPALDHWLKTRALSNQEKGFTAVLVVHEAGRVVGYYGLAPTAVIPSILPRSIRTGQPPDPVPCLLLGQLATDTEWAGHGIGTGLVKHALERCVEAAALIGGRALMVNAVDHEAAQFWQRRGFTPSKDDPLVLFRSIAAIAASLAEARQQEQGA is encoded by the coding sequence GTGACTTTATCGGCTCCCGAATCTCTCACCGCTGCACATAATGTGTCCGAGTTCTCTTGCGGCAAGCCTGCGCTCGATCATTGGCTGAAGACGCGCGCGCTTTCCAATCAGGAAAAGGGTTTCACGGCGGTTCTCGTTGTCCACGAGGCTGGACGCGTCGTCGGGTATTACGGCTTGGCGCCGACGGCCGTCATTCCTTCGATCCTGCCGCGCTCGATACGCACCGGCCAACCGCCCGATCCGGTTCCCTGTCTTCTTCTCGGCCAGCTTGCTACGGACACGGAATGGGCCGGGCATGGCATCGGCACAGGTCTGGTGAAACATGCCCTTGAGCGCTGCGTCGAGGCCGCTGCTCTGATCGGCGGGCGGGCGCTGATGGTCAATGCCGTCGATCACGAAGCGGCTCAGTTCTGGCAGCGCCGAGGTTTTACGCCCTCGAAGGACGACCCTCTCGTCCTGTTTCGCTCGATCGCTGCAATCGCCGCATCGCTGGCGGAAGCGCGGCAGCAAGAGCAAGGCGCTTAA